In Haloterrigena turkmenica DSM 5511, a single genomic region encodes these proteins:
- a CDS encoding ABC transporter permease produces the protein MSVDSRPGRTGGYYHLLRAVVVRDLLIWVRYPVNAGLQLFMNLLFFGMLFYGGTLLAGQAMADSLEGLIVGYFLWTLATGAYSGIVNDIQAEAGWGTLERHFVTPFGFGPVVLAKAVAIVFRTFLTSAVVLAAMLLATGTRLDVHLLTVVPVATLAIASTLGLGLAMGGLSVLYKRISSVVNLLGFAFVGLISAPVFDVPWLAALPLVQGSALLQSAMRSGARLWEFDPAALAVLVATAVGYLALGYAVFGLATRRARRLGVLGDY, from the coding sequence ATGAGCGTCGATTCTCGGCCCGGGCGGACGGGCGGCTACTACCACCTGCTGCGGGCCGTGGTCGTCCGCGATCTACTGATCTGGGTCCGCTATCCCGTCAACGCGGGACTCCAGCTGTTCATGAACCTGCTGTTCTTCGGGATGCTGTTCTACGGCGGGACGCTGCTGGCGGGCCAGGCGATGGCCGACTCTCTCGAGGGGCTGATCGTCGGCTACTTCCTGTGGACGCTGGCGACCGGCGCGTACTCGGGGATCGTCAACGATATTCAGGCCGAGGCCGGCTGGGGGACCCTCGAGCGCCACTTCGTTACGCCCTTCGGCTTCGGACCGGTGGTCCTCGCCAAAGCGGTGGCAATCGTCTTCCGAACGTTTCTCACGTCGGCGGTCGTCCTCGCGGCGATGTTGTTGGCGACCGGAACGCGACTCGACGTACACCTGCTGACCGTCGTCCCCGTGGCGACGCTGGCGATCGCCTCGACGCTCGGCCTCGGACTGGCCATGGGCGGGCTGAGCGTCCTGTACAAGCGGATCTCCAGCGTGGTCAACCTCCTCGGCTTCGCGTTCGTCGGGCTGATCTCGGCGCCCGTCTTCGACGTCCCGTGGCTGGCCGCGCTGCCCCTGGTTCAGGGGAGTGCGCTGCTCCAGTCGGCGATGCGAAGCGGGGCTCGGCTCTGGGAGTTCGACCCCGCGGCGCTCGCTGTCCTGGTCGCCACGGCCGTCGGCTACCTGGCGCTCGGCTACGCCGTGTTCGGACTGGCGACGAGGCGCGCGCGACGGCTGGGCGTCCTCGGGGATTACTGA
- the psmA gene encoding archaeal proteasome endopeptidase complex subunit alpha, whose protein sequence is MQGQSQQQAYDRGITIFSPDGRLYQVEYAREAVKRGTASVGIRTPDGVVLAADRQVSSSLMEPSSVEKIHKADNHVGIASAGHVADARQLVDLARRRAQGEQLRYGQTIGVETLTRAVTDHIQEYTQTGGARPFGVALLVGGIDDGEPRLFETDPSGTDYEWQAAAIGSNRNEIQEFLEENYRPDADLESGIELALRALGAADDEPVDAENVDLATIDTDDETFQTVSQERLESIVAEIDQPDAEESDE, encoded by the coding sequence ATGCAAGGGCAATCCCAACAGCAGGCCTACGACCGCGGGATCACGATTTTCTCCCCGGACGGACGCCTCTACCAAGTCGAGTACGCTCGCGAGGCCGTCAAACGCGGCACCGCGAGCGTCGGTATTCGCACGCCGGACGGCGTCGTGCTCGCAGCAGACCGTCAGGTCAGTTCGTCGCTCATGGAGCCCTCGAGCGTCGAAAAGATCCACAAGGCCGACAACCACGTCGGTATCGCGAGCGCCGGCCACGTGGCCGACGCGCGCCAGCTCGTCGACCTCGCGCGACGACGCGCGCAGGGCGAACAGCTCCGATACGGTCAGACGATCGGCGTCGAGACGCTGACGCGGGCCGTCACCGATCACATTCAGGAGTACACCCAGACCGGCGGCGCGCGCCCGTTCGGCGTCGCCTTGCTCGTCGGCGGTATCGACGACGGCGAGCCGCGCCTGTTCGAGACCGACCCCTCGGGGACGGACTACGAGTGGCAGGCCGCCGCCATCGGCAGCAACCGCAACGAGATTCAGGAGTTCCTCGAGGAGAACTACCGCCCCGACGCCGACCTCGAGTCGGGCATCGAGCTCGCGCTCCGCGCGCTCGGCGCGGCCGACGACGAGCCGGTCGACGCCGAAAACGTCGACCTCGCGACGATCGATACGGACGACGAGACGTTCCAGACGGTCTCCCAGGAGCGACTCGAGTCGATCGTCGCGGAGATCGACCAGCCGGACGCGGAGGAGAGCGATGAATAA
- the rocF gene encoding arginase: MTTTVRIIGAPMDYGADRRGVDMGPSAIRYAEVADRLSDAGVTAVDDGDLLIPRAEERDPNTDGPIEGTAKFLREVEDVSTRLEERVANALADGEFPLVLGGDHSVAIGSMRGSAREADLGAIWFDAHADLNTPETSPSGNVHGMPLAATLGRGAFGDLSWARAPRVREGSIAYVGLRSIDEHERELVRDSEMTAYTMADIDERGMTAVVEDALDVATDGTDGVHVSLDLDWVDPKTAPGVGTPVRGGVTYREAHAALETVSERHAAEGILRSMDVVEVNPILDEGNETATIAAELTASAFGNRIL; the protein is encoded by the coding sequence ATGACTACGACCGTCAGAATCATCGGCGCGCCGATGGACTACGGGGCGGATCGTCGCGGCGTGGACATGGGACCGTCGGCGATCAGATACGCCGAGGTGGCCGATCGGCTCTCGGACGCCGGCGTCACCGCCGTCGACGACGGCGACCTCCTGATTCCGCGGGCCGAAGAGCGCGATCCGAACACCGACGGGCCGATCGAGGGGACGGCGAAGTTCCTCCGCGAGGTCGAGGACGTCAGTACGCGACTCGAAGAGCGCGTCGCGAACGCCCTGGCAGACGGCGAGTTTCCGCTCGTCCTAGGCGGGGACCACTCGGTCGCGATCGGCTCGATGCGCGGTTCGGCCCGCGAAGCGGACCTCGGCGCGATTTGGTTCGACGCCCACGCGGACCTCAACACGCCCGAGACCTCGCCCAGCGGCAACGTCCACGGGATGCCGCTGGCCGCGACGCTGGGGCGGGGCGCCTTCGGCGACCTGTCGTGGGCCCGCGCGCCGCGCGTCCGCGAGGGGTCGATCGCCTACGTCGGACTCCGGAGCATCGACGAGCACGAGCGCGAACTGGTCCGCGACAGCGAGATGACGGCGTACACGATGGCCGACATCGACGAGCGCGGGATGACCGCCGTCGTCGAGGACGCCCTCGATGTCGCGACCGACGGCACCGACGGCGTCCACGTCAGTCTCGACCTAGACTGGGTCGATCCCAAGACCGCGCCGGGGGTCGGCACGCCCGTCCGGGGGGGCGTCACCTACCGGGAGGCCCACGCCGCACTCGAGACGGTTTCCGAACGTCACGCGGCCGAGGGGATCCTCCGATCGATGGACGTCGTCGAGGTCAACCCGATCCTGGACGAGGGCAACGAGACGGCGACCATCGCGGC
- the psmB gene encoding archaeal proteasome endopeptidase complex subunit beta, producing MNNWSQGSTPQGSDPSPYAPELGSLPDGSQSDDHGDTVNKTGTTTIGITTDEGVVIATDMRASLGGRFVSNKNVQKVEQIHPTGALTLVGSVGGAQSFIRTLRAEVNLYESRRGEPMPIEALATLAGNFARGGPFRAINPILGGVDEEGSHVYSIDPAGGVMADDYTVTGSGMQLAYGLLEQEYEEGLSLEEAQSVAARAIESAVERDTGSGNGVFLAAVTGEGVDIQGHNDFDAVI from the coding sequence ATGAATAACTGGAGTCAGGGATCGACCCCGCAGGGCTCCGATCCGTCGCCGTACGCGCCCGAACTGGGCTCGCTCCCCGACGGCAGTCAGAGCGACGACCACGGCGACACCGTCAACAAGACCGGAACGACGACGATCGGCATCACGACCGACGAGGGCGTCGTCATCGCGACGGACATGCGCGCCAGCCTCGGTGGCCGGTTCGTCTCGAACAAGAACGTCCAGAAGGTCGAGCAGATCCACCCGACCGGCGCGCTCACGCTCGTCGGCTCGGTCGGCGGCGCTCAGTCGTTCATCCGAACGCTGCGCGCCGAGGTCAACCTTTATGAATCCCGGCGCGGCGAGCCGATGCCTATCGAGGCGCTGGCGACGCTCGCGGGCAACTTCGCCCGCGGCGGCCCGTTCCGGGCGATCAACCCCATCCTCGGCGGCGTCGATGAGGAGGGAAGCCACGTCTACAGCATCGACCCCGCCGGCGGCGTGATGGCCGACGACTACACGGTCACCGGCAGCGGGATGCAACTGGCCTACGGGCTCCTGGAACAGGAGTACGAGGAGGGTCTCTCGCTCGAGGAGGCGCAGTCGGTCGCGGCCCGCGCGATCGAGAGCGCCGTCGAGCGCGACACCGGCTCCGGGAACGGCGTCTTCCTCGCCGCGGTCACGGGCGAGGGCGTCGACATTCAGGGCCACAACGACTTCGACGCGGTCATCTAG
- a CDS encoding Rrf2 family transcriptional regulator: MSSIELTPSQKKILRALTNLHKESEAAIKGEDIAEQVDRNPGTIRNQMQSLKALQLVEGVPGPKGGYKPTASAYEALEIQQMDDPASVPIEHEGEPIDDVIVEEIDLSSVHHPELCRAEIHMQGSMGEIHEDDAVTVGPTPLSKLLIEGRVDGKDDTNNILILRIEDMVAPAEEPSH; the protein is encoded by the coding sequence ATGTCATCCATCGAACTCACCCCCAGCCAGAAGAAAATCCTCCGTGCACTGACGAATCTGCACAAGGAGTCCGAAGCCGCGATTAAAGGCGAGGATATCGCCGAACAGGTCGACCGCAACCCCGGGACGATCCGTAACCAGATGCAGAGTCTCAAAGCCCTCCAACTCGTAGAGGGCGTCCCCGGCCCCAAAGGAGGGTACAAACCCACCGCTTCCGCCTACGAGGCTCTCGAGATCCAGCAGATGGACGACCCGGCCTCGGTCCCGATCGAACACGAGGGCGAACCCATCGACGACGTCATCGTCGAGGAGATCGACCTCTCGAGCGTCCACCACCCCGAACTCTGCCGCGCCGAGATCCACATGCAGGGTTCGATGGGCGAGATCCACGAGGACGACGCCGTCACCGTCGGCCCGACCCCGCTGTCGAAACTCCTCATCGAGGGCCGCGTCGACGGCAAGGACGACACGAACAACATCCTCATCCTGCGGATCGAAGACATGGTCGCCCCGGCCGAAGAGCCGTCCCACTAA
- a CDS encoding metal-dependent transcriptional regulator yields the protein MMLSDVMEDYLKTIYQLQRETDDRIKTSAIADELDVTSPTVTSMLDKLEERGLVDREKYKGVTLTDEGVTVALEVVRHHRLLEAYLTEHLDYDWAEVHEEADRLEHHISEDFEARVADVLGEPSVDPHGAPIPGADLEPPERPEGESVTSFSAGDTVIVEEVADRDADVLSYLAEHGVRPGVELEIVEVAPFGMITARSSDHDADVSLPESIAHHVRVTEPPEVEQ from the coding sequence ATGATGCTGAGCGACGTGATGGAGGACTACCTCAAGACGATCTATCAGCTCCAGCGCGAGACCGACGACCGGATCAAGACGTCAGCCATCGCCGACGAGCTGGACGTCACGTCGCCGACCGTCACCAGCATGCTCGACAAACTCGAGGAGCGCGGGCTCGTCGACCGCGAAAAGTACAAGGGCGTCACCCTGACCGACGAGGGCGTGACCGTCGCGCTCGAGGTCGTCCGCCACCACCGGCTGCTCGAGGCCTATCTCACCGAACACCTCGACTACGACTGGGCAGAGGTCCACGAGGAGGCCGATCGACTCGAGCACCACATCAGCGAGGACTTCGAGGCCCGCGTCGCGGACGTCCTCGGCGAGCCGTCGGTCGACCCCCACGGAGCGCCGATCCCCGGCGCCGACCTCGAGCCGCCCGAACGTCCCGAGGGCGAATCCGTCACCTCGTTCTCGGCGGGCGACACCGTGATCGTCGAGGAGGTCGCCGACCGCGACGCCGACGTCCTCTCTTATCTCGCCGAGCACGGGGTCAGACCCGGCGTCGAACTCGAGATCGTCGAGGTCGCTCCCTTCGGGATGATCACCGCCCGCTCGAGCGACCACGACGCCGACGTCTCCCTCCCCGAGTCCATCGCCCACCATGTCCGCGTTACCGAGCCTCCGGAAGTCGAGCAATAG
- the gyrA gene encoding DNA gyrase subunit A, with product MSSDVPDPTDVQARAVENVRIEDEMEQSYIDYAMSVIAGRALPRVEDGLKPVHRRILYAMHEMGVSSGSSHRKSSSIVGETMGDYHPHGDSAIYDTLVRMAQDFSMRYPLVDGQGNFGSMDGDPAAAQRYTEARMSSISEELLSDIDKDTVDFSANYDDRLQEPDVLPAAFPNLLVNGSSGIAVGMSTNIPPHNLGEVIDATIELIDDPDATVEDLMDHVKGPDFPTGANIVGRDAIYSAYKTGRGRIRVRAEFEVEEWKSGRERIVVTELPFQANKARLVERIAEDVNEGEIEGISDLRDESDRDGVRIVIELKRGANTEVVKNRLLENHLERTFGVINLALVDGQPRVLSLKETLEEYVAHRREVVRRRSEYDLEEAEDRAHILEGRLTAVENADDVVELIRNSETRSDAKENLQDAYDFSQDQADHIVRMQLGSLTSMETTEIEEEYEEVQAEIERLNAILESEEELLSVIKDELRGIKEEYGDERRTSIIEDQGTVTHEDLIPEEEVFVVMTEDDYVKRMPIDQFDPQGRGGKGIIGADVKEGDRVSTVFRANTHDYLLCFTNQGKVYQLKTYEIPEMGRTARGKSAVNILDLDPGEDITAIVDTDAFGDGEFVTMATHHGYVKRTGGEEFDNIRSTGIIAADLEEGDELVDVEVTDGSQDLVIATEGGMTIRFDEDEVRAMGRNARGVNGIKLQDDDAVAGLVATDEADGQALLTVTRNGYGKRTRLSEYRTQSRYGKGLIDIKTGDRNGPVTAVKAVDDDDQLVMMSEDGQIVRTRVDEISTVGRNTMGVIVMDVEDGDAVASVDDIPAAATGDVDADADADADVPTDAEEN from the coding sequence ATGAGCTCAGACGTACCCGATCCGACTGACGTACAGGCACGAGCGGTAGAGAACGTCCGCATCGAGGACGAGATGGAGCAGTCGTATATCGACTACGCGATGTCCGTCATCGCGGGTCGCGCGCTCCCGCGCGTCGAGGACGGCCTGAAACCCGTCCACCGGCGCATCCTCTACGCGATGCACGAAATGGGCGTCTCGAGCGGCTCCTCCCACCGCAAGTCCTCCTCGATTGTCGGGGAGACGATGGGTGACTACCACCCTCACGGCGACAGCGCGATCTATGACACCTTGGTCCGCATGGCCCAGGACTTCTCGATGCGCTATCCGCTGGTCGACGGCCAGGGGAACTTCGGCTCGATGGACGGCGACCCGGCCGCCGCCCAACGGTACACCGAGGCCCGGATGTCCTCGATCTCGGAAGAACTGCTCTCCGACATCGACAAGGACACCGTCGACTTCTCGGCGAACTACGACGACCGCCTGCAGGAGCCCGACGTGCTCCCCGCGGCGTTTCCGAACCTCCTCGTGAACGGCTCCTCGGGGATCGCGGTCGGGATGTCGACGAACATCCCGCCACACAACTTGGGCGAGGTGATCGACGCGACGATCGAACTGATCGACGATCCCGACGCGACGGTCGAGGACCTGATGGACCACGTCAAGGGCCCCGACTTCCCGACCGGCGCGAACATCGTCGGCCGTGACGCCATATACTCCGCCTACAAGACCGGCCGCGGTCGCATCCGCGTCCGCGCCGAGTTCGAGGTCGAGGAGTGGAAGTCGGGTCGCGAACGGATCGTCGTCACCGAACTGCCCTTCCAGGCCAACAAGGCTCGCCTCGTCGAGCGCATCGCTGAGGACGTAAACGAGGGCGAGATCGAGGGCATCTCGGACCTGCGCGACGAGTCCGATCGCGACGGCGTCCGCATCGTTATCGAACTCAAACGCGGCGCGAACACCGAGGTCGTCAAGAACCGCCTGCTCGAGAATCACTTAGAGCGAACCTTCGGCGTCATCAATCTCGCGCTGGTCGACGGCCAGCCGCGGGTGCTCTCCCTGAAGGAGACCCTAGAGGAGTACGTCGCCCACCGCCGCGAGGTCGTTCGCCGGCGCAGCGAGTACGACCTCGAGGAGGCCGAGGATCGAGCCCACATCCTCGAGGGACGGCTGACCGCCGTCGAGAACGCCGACGACGTCGTCGAACTGATCCGCAACAGCGAGACTCGATCGGACGCGAAGGAGAACCTGCAGGACGCTTACGACTTCTCGCAGGATCAGGCCGATCACATCGTCCGGATGCAACTCGGGAGCCTCACCTCGATGGAGACCACCGAGATCGAAGAGGAGTACGAGGAGGTCCAGGCCGAGATCGAACGCCTGAACGCCATCCTCGAGAGCGAGGAAGAGTTGCTCTCGGTCATCAAGGACGAACTCCGCGGGATCAAGGAGGAGTACGGCGACGAGCGGCGTACCTCGATCATCGAGGACCAGGGGACGGTTACCCACGAGGACCTCATCCCCGAAGAGGAGGTCTTCGTCGTCATGACCGAGGACGACTACGTCAAGCGGATGCCCATCGACCAGTTCGACCCCCAGGGTCGAGGCGGCAAGGGCATCATCGGCGCGGACGTCAAGGAGGGCGACCGCGTCTCGACGGTGTTCCGCGCGAACACCCACGACTATCTCCTGTGCTTTACCAACCAGGGGAAGGTCTACCAGCTCAAGACCTACGAGATCCCTGAGATGGGCCGGACCGCCCGCGGTAAGTCGGCGGTCAACATCCTCGATCTCGACCCCGGCGAGGACATCACGGCCATCGTCGACACCGACGCCTTCGGCGACGGCGAGTTCGTGACGATGGCCACTCACCACGGCTACGTCAAACGAACCGGCGGCGAGGAGTTCGACAACATTCGCTCGACGGGGATTATCGCGGCCGATCTCGAGGAGGGCGACGAACTCGTCGACGTCGAGGTCACCGACGGCTCGCAGGATCTGGTCATCGCCACCGAGGGCGGCATGACGATCCGCTTTGACGAGGACGAGGTCCGCGCGATGGGCCGCAACGCCCGCGGAGTCAACGGGATCAAGCTCCAGGACGACGACGCGGTCGCCGGACTGGTCGCGACCGACGAAGCGGACGGCCAGGCCCTGTTGACCGTCACCCGGAACGGGTACGGCAAGCGGACCCGACTCTCGGAGTATCGCACCCAGTCGCGGTACGGCAAGGGACTGATCGACATCAAGACGGGCGACCGAAACGGGCCCGTGACGGCCGTCAAGGCGGTCGACGACGACGATCAGCTGGTGATGATGAGCGAGGACGGGCAGATCGTCCGGACGCGCGTCGACGAAATTTCGACGGTCGGGCGCAACACGATGGGCGTGATCGTCATGGACGTCGAGGACGGCGACGCGGTCGCCAGCGTCGACGACATCCCGGCGGCCGCGACGGGCGACGTCGATGCGGACGCCGATGCCGACGCTGACGTTCCCACTGACGCCGAAGAGAACTGA
- the gyrB gene encoding DNA topoisomerase (ATP-hydrolyzing) subunit B, whose product MSQESEYGAGQIQVLEGLEAVRKRPAMYIGSTDSRGLHHLVYEVVDNSIDEALAGHCDDITVSINDDGSVSVADDGRGIPVDTHDEYDRPALEVILTVLHAGGKFDNKSYQVSGGLHGVGVSVVNALSERLEAEVKRDGSVFRHAFEAGEPVGDMERVRDMEPDEETGTQIRFWPDTGIFESGEFSFSTLSNRLRELAFLNSGVHITLRDEREEATEGDDLVEETYEYQGGIREFVEYLNETRSAMHDDVIYFEAEEQNIQVEVAMQATEELQGSIHAFANNINTREGGTHLTGFKTALTRTVNDYAKDNDMLGDLEDNLKGEDIREGLTAVISVKHPDPQFEGQTKTKLGNSEVRGIVESSMHEGLGTYFEEHPDTAQAIVTKAVEAAKARKAAQKAEELTRRKSALESTSLPGKLADCQTKDPDEAELFIAEGDSAGGSAKQARNPDFQAILPIKGKILNVEKHRLDRILENDEIRNMITAIGAGIGDEFDVEDVRYKKIIMATDADVDGAHIRTLLLTFFYRHMRPLLEGGYVYATQPPLYRIRYRGETYDAMTEAERDEIVAEKCDGNPSQVQRFKGLGEMNPQQLWDTTMDPDNRILKQITIEDAAAADKMFSVLMGDAVEPRKQFIKDNAPEAEWIDI is encoded by the coding sequence ATGTCCCAGGAAAGCGAGTACGGCGCAGGCCAAATCCAGGTCTTAGAAGGCCTGGAGGCCGTGCGGAAACGGCCGGCGATGTACATCGGCTCTACGGATTCTCGAGGTCTTCACCATCTAGTCTACGAGGTGGTGGACAACTCGATCGACGAGGCACTGGCCGGTCACTGCGACGACATCACCGTCTCCATCAACGACGACGGATCGGTGAGCGTCGCCGACGACGGCCGTGGCATCCCCGTCGACACACACGACGAGTACGACCGCCCCGCCCTCGAGGTAATTCTCACGGTCCTCCACGCCGGCGGCAAGTTCGACAACAAGTCCTACCAGGTCTCCGGTGGACTCCACGGCGTCGGCGTGAGCGTGGTCAACGCCCTCTCCGAGCGACTCGAGGCCGAGGTGAAACGCGACGGTTCCGTCTTCCGCCACGCCTTCGAGGCGGGCGAGCCCGTCGGCGACATGGAGCGCGTCCGCGACATGGAGCCCGACGAGGAAACCGGCACGCAGATCCGATTCTGGCCCGACACGGGCATCTTCGAGTCCGGCGAGTTCTCCTTCTCGACGCTCTCGAACCGGCTTCGCGAACTCGCCTTCCTCAACTCGGGCGTCCACATCACGCTCCGCGACGAACGCGAGGAGGCGACCGAAGGAGACGACCTCGTCGAGGAGACCTACGAGTATCAAGGTGGCATCCGCGAGTTCGTCGAGTACCTAAACGAGACGCGCTCGGCGATGCACGACGACGTCATCTACTTCGAGGCCGAGGAACAGAACATCCAGGTCGAAGTCGCGATGCAGGCCACCGAGGAACTGCAGGGGTCGATCCACGCCTTCGCGAACAACATCAACACCCGCGAGGGCGGGACCCACCTCACCGGCTTCAAGACCGCGCTGACCCGGACGGTCAACGACTACGCGAAGGACAACGACATGCTCGGCGACTTAGAGGACAACCTCAAGGGCGAGGACATCCGCGAGGGCCTCACCGCCGTCATCTCGGTCAAACACCCTGATCCGCAGTTCGAGGGGCAGACGAAGACGAAACTCGGTAACTCGGAAGTGCGGGGCATCGTCGAGAGCTCGATGCACGAGGGGCTGGGCACCTACTTCGAGGAACACCCCGACACCGCTCAGGCCATCGTCACGAAGGCCGTCGAGGCCGCGAAGGCCCGCAAGGCCGCCCAGAAGGCCGAGGAGCTCACGCGGCGGAAGTCTGCCCTCGAGTCCACGTCGCTGCCCGGAAAGCTGGCCGACTGCCAGACCAAGGACCCCGACGAGGCGGAACTGTTCATCGCGGAGGGTGACTCCGCCGGCGGCAGCGCCAAACAGGCCCGCAACCCCGACTTCCAGGCCATCCTCCCCATCAAGGGAAAGATCCTCAACGTCGAGAAACACCGACTGGATCGCATCTTAGAGAACGACGAGATCCGGAACATGATCACCGCCATCGGCGCGGGGATCGGCGACGAGTTCGACGTCGAGGACGTCCGCTACAAGAAGATCATCATGGCGACCGACGCCGACGTCGACGGCGCCCACATCCGGACGCTGCTGTTGACGTTCTTCTACCGGCACATGCGCCCGCTGCTCGAGGGCGGCTACGTCTACGCGACCCAGCCGCCGCTGTACCGCATCCGGTACCGCGGCGAGACCTACGACGCGATGACGGAGGCCGAACGCGACGAGATTGTCGCGGAGAAATGCGACGGCAACCCGTCGCAGGTCCAGCGGTTCAAGGGACTGGGTGAGATGAATCCCCAACAGCTCTGGGATACGACGATGGACCCGGACAACCGGATTTTGAAACAGATCACCATCGAGGACGCCGCGGCGGCGGACAAGATGTTCTCCGTCCTGATGGGCGACGCCGTCGAACCCCGAAAGCAGTTCATCAAGGACAACGCGCCGGAGGCCGAGTGGATTGACATCTAA
- a CDS encoding ZIP family metal transporter: MPKWLQAVGPVAVLGAIVTLLATTSPFEMLAVSDGATTLEILWTVTIIGTIAGIVPVLIGMCWFPIIRELDPRYLHGFMTLAAGVLAFIALEMFEGIVGYGAAADRTALAAALVVVGLGGTFLAMSAAGEWRQRELASHENRGLRIAYLVALALGLHSLGEGLGIGVAFVQGNATRVTLLVLAFVIHNVTEGPTIVGAVVRDRSTPLRRHFALMGVLAGGPVVLGGWLGSFVSSPLLAVLCYAVAVGAIAQVLIEVADLIRFDAEAVFTRTNTATFAVGFALMFLLEDVFVGLLESWLVAG; encoded by the coding sequence GTGCCGAAATGGCTGCAGGCGGTCGGGCCGGTGGCGGTTCTCGGCGCGATCGTCACCCTTCTCGCGACCACCTCGCCGTTCGAGATGCTCGCCGTCAGCGACGGCGCGACGACCCTCGAGATCCTCTGGACCGTCACGATCATCGGCACGATCGCGGGCATCGTTCCGGTCCTGATCGGGATGTGCTGGTTCCCGATCATCCGGGAGCTCGACCCCCGGTATCTCCACGGCTTCATGACGCTCGCCGCCGGCGTCCTCGCGTTCATCGCCCTCGAGATGTTCGAGGGGATCGTCGGCTACGGCGCCGCCGCCGACCGGACGGCACTCGCCGCCGCGCTGGTGGTCGTCGGGCTCGGCGGAACGTTCCTCGCGATGTCCGCCGCCGGCGAGTGGCGACAGCGGGAGCTGGCCAGTCACGAGAATCGCGGCCTCCGGATCGCCTACCTCGTGGCGCTCGCGCTCGGCCTCCACAGCCTCGGGGAGGGGCTCGGAATCGGCGTCGCGTTCGTCCAGGGGAACGCGACCCGGGTCACGCTGCTCGTGCTGGCGTTCGTGATCCACAACGTGACGGAGGGACCGACGATCGTCGGCGCGGTCGTCCGAGACCGATCGACGCCGCTGCGGCGTCACTTCGCCCTCATGGGCGTCCTCGCCGGCGGCCCGGTCGTGCTCGGCGGCTGGCTCGGGAGCTTCGTCAGCTCGCCGCTGCTGGCCGTGCTCTGCTATGCGGTCGCCGTCGGCGCCATCGCCCAGGTGCTCATCGAGGTGGCGGACCTCATCCGGTTCGACGCCGAGGCCGTCTTTACGCGAACCAACACCGCGACGTTCGCCGTCGGATTCGCCCTCATGTTCCTCCTCGAGGACGTCTTCGTCGGCCTCCTCGAGTCGTGGCTCGTCGCGGGCTGA